A genomic segment from Rickettsia endosymbiont of Lasioglossum villosulum encodes:
- a CDS encoding AAA family ATPase, producing MNKESELTSENIVIPKMRVGDDDFKSLLFNSDIFVDKSLLVKEIIEDSGSVILITRPRRWGKSLNMDMIKKFFEIEVDERGKPLPQEKRVNHKLFTGGIVDLGFDENKELQPLKIADVVRSMKRQGQFPVLNGFRRFLGLDISIIPYISGSKP from the coding sequence ATGAATAAAGAAAGCGAATTAACATCTGAAAATATAGTAATACCTAAAATGAGAGTCGGAGACGATGATTTTAAAAGTCTATTGTTCAATAGTGATATTTTTGTTGATAAAAGTTTACTAGTTAAAGAGATTATTGAAGATAGTGGCAGCGTAATACTTATAACTCGACCAAGACGTTGGGGTAAAAGCTTGAACATGGATATGATCAAGAAGTTCTTTGAAATAGAGGTGGATGAGAGAGGTAAGCCTTTACCTCAAGAAAAGAGGGTAAATCATAAACTCTTTACTGGCGGTATAGTAGATTTAGGCTTTGATGAAAACAAAGAATTACAGCCTTTAAAAATTGCGGATGTAGTAAGGAGCATGAAACGTCAAGGTCAATTTCCAGTATTGAATGGCTTTAGAAGGTTTTTAGGTTTAGACATATCAATCATACCATATATTTCAGGATCAAAACCCTGA
- a CDS encoding pentapeptide repeat-containing protein translates to MGKLYYDISFKNSYFEKVSFIKAVLNFNDFQYSKFIDTEFRGADLRESNLCGAKLYQTSYFDTDFSYTNLIGVDLSNIIVLPHTIESVVHLENAYYNSQTIKMTSEFKIFNFLALHFPTCIDFTIEGFPPTKFPQGFDPEIYGMIDMSKPKNLLKPFNTGN, encoded by the coding sequence ATGGGTAAATTATATTATGATATAAGTTTTAAAAACTCTTACTTTGAAAAAGTAAGCTTCATTAAAGCAGTTTTAAATTTTAATGATTTTCAATATAGCAAATTTATTGACACAGAGTTTCGTGGTGCAGATCTTAGAGAAAGTAATTTATGTGGAGCAAAACTGTACCAAACCTCATATTTCGATACGGATTTTAGTTACACTAATTTAATAGGAGTAGATTTATCTAATATAATAGTATTACCTCATACAATTGAATCAGTTGTTCACTTAGAAAATGCTTATTATAATTCTCAAACCATTAAAATGACTTCTGAATTTAAAATTTTTAATTTTTTAGCTTTACATTTTCCTACTTGTATAGATTTTACAATTGAGGGTTTTCCACCTACAAAATTCCCTCAGGGTTTTGATCCTGAAATATATGGTATGATTGATATGTCTAAACCTAAAAACCTTCTAAAGCCATTCAATACTGGAAATTGA